One Purpureocillium takamizusanense chromosome 12, complete sequence DNA window includes the following coding sequences:
- a CDS encoding uncharacterized protein (COG:P~TransMembrane:10 (i140-159o165-184i375-396o408-436i768-789o795-817i829-849o869-885i897-917o937-964i)~EggNog:ENOG503NUFA) yields MPAMFHRRKTGGSATGGGGGDVEAPPPRNPSTSSAVENADNLEEYAALERYISTYREDGTRDEDDPASKGRRRRWWQFWKTGALEPTDMQPAPEPDNTVPESWLNTDIHTGISAADVEERRKTYGWNELTAEKENLFVKFLSYFTGPILYVMEIAALLALGLSDWIDFGVIVGILLLNAFVGFYQEKQAADVVASLKGDIAMRCMVVRDGREQSILARELVPGDILFVQEGDTVAADARLICDCSRPDDFEIYLRLRAEDRLGHVSDEAGDDAADEDKGERDRRASVLSQAATKDYRSTPLVAVDQSAITGESLAVDKYLGDVVYYTTGCKRGKSYAIVINTAKHSFVGRTAELVQGAQDQGHFKAVMNNIGTTLLILVMFWILAAWIGGFFHHLGVTKPGSQNLLHYALILLIIGVPVGLPVVTTTTLAVGAAYLAKQKAIVQKLTAIESLAGVDILCSDKTGTLTANKLSIRDPFVSEGQDEDWMMAVAVLASSHNLKSLDPIDKVTILTLKRYPGAREILQKGWVSEKFTPFDPVSKRITSVCRLDNDRYTCAKGAPRAILKLTNCSEETATLYKEKAQDFARRGFRSLGVAYKKNDEDWVLLGLLSMFDPPREDTAQTILEAAHLGVPVKMLTGDAIAIAKETCKMLSLGTKVYKSEKLIHGGLAGSVQHDFVERADGFAEVYPEHKYTVVEMLQQRGHLTAMTGDGVNDAPSLKKADCGIAVEGASEAAQAAADIVFLAPGLSTIVTAIKTSRQIFQRMKAYIQYRIALCLHLEIYLTTSMIIINETVQVDLIVFLALFADLATVAVAYDNAHWEPRPVEWQLPKIWVVSVLLGVLLAAGTWIMRGTMYLHSGGIVQNFGSVQGILFLQIALTENWLIFVTRGGSTWPSWQLVGAILGVDIIATLFCLFGWLSGNPEVDVPFDSFPQRADGWTDIVTVVVIWLYSFGVTIFVAIIYYILNKVSWLNDLGRKDRNKKDTMVENIIGHLQKLAIEHELDERTGKSRFLLCEKSADDEEDL; encoded by the exons ATGCCTGCCATGTTCCACCGCCGCAAGACCGGCGGTTctgccaccggcggcggcggcggtgacgtcGAGGCCCCGCCTCCGCGCAATCCCTCCACCAGCTCAGCGGTAGAAAACGCCGACAACCTCGAAGAGTATGCCGCATTGGAGCGCTACATCAGCACGTACCGCGAAGACGGCACCAGAGACGAGGATGACCCGGCAAGTAAAGGCCGTAGACGGCGATGGTGGCAGTTCTGGAAGACGGGCGCTCTGGAGCCCACCGACATGCAGCCCGCCCCGGAGCCCGACAACACGGTGCCCGAGTCGTGGCTCAACACGGACATTCACACGGgcatcagcgccgccgacgtggagGAGCGCAGGAAGACGTACGGGTGGAACGAACTGACGGCCGAAAAGGAAAACCTCTTTGTCAAGTTTCTCAGCTACTTCACCGGCCCCATCCTATATG TCATGGAAATTGCTGCCCTTCTCGCTCTCGGCTTGAGCGACTGGATCGACTTTGGAGTCATCGTAGGCATCCTGCTCCTCAACGCCTTTGTCGGCTTCTACCAGGAGAAAcaagccgccgacgtcgtggCCAGCTTGAAGGGGGACATTGCCATGCGCTGCATGGTCGttcgagacgggcgagagCAGAGCATCCTCGCGCGTGAATTGGTCCCCGGAGACATT CTTTTCGTACAAGAAGGCGACACCGTAGCGGCAGATGCGCGGCTGATTTGCGACTGCAGCCGCCCGGACGACTTTGAGATCTACCTGCGCCTCCGGGCCGAGGACAGGCTCGGACACGTCAGCGACgaagcgggcgacgacgccgccgacgaggacaagggcgaGCGGGACCGTCGAGCCTCGGTGCTctcgcaggcggcgaccAAGGACTACCGCAGCACCCCGCTCGTGGCCGTAGACCAGTCGGCCATCACCGGCGAGtccctggccgtcgacaagtacctgggcgacgtcgtctACTACACCACGGGCTGCAAGCGCGGCAAGTCGtacgccatcgtcatcaacaCGGCCAAGCACTCCTTTGTCGGCCGCACGGCGGAGCTCGTCCAGGGCGCGCAGGACCAGGGCCACTTCAAGGCCGTCATGAACAACATTGGCACCACgctgctcatcctcgtcatgtTTTGGATCCTCGCGGCCTGGAtcggcggcttcttccacCACCTCGGCGTCACCAAGCCCGGCTCCCAGAACCTGCTGCACTATGCGCTCATCCTGCTCATCATCGGTGTGCCCGTCGGTCTTCCCGtcgtcacgacgacgacgctggctgTGGGAGCGGCATACCTGGCCAAGCAAAAGGCCATTGTTCAGAAGCTGACGGCGATTGAGTCGCTGGCT GGTGTCGACATTCTGTGCTCCGACAAGACGGGTACCTTGACGGCAAACAAGCTCAGCATCCGCGATCCCTTCGTCTCAGAGGGCCAGGACGAGGACTGGAtgatggccgtcgccgtgctcgcctcgtcgcacaACCTCAAGTCGCTCGACCCCATCGACAAGGTCACCATCCTCACGCTGAAGCGGTACcctggcgcgcgcgagatCCTCCAAAAGGGCTGGGTGAGCGAAAAGTTCACCCCCTTTGACCCCGTGTCCAAGCGCATCACCAGCGTCTGCCGCCTCGACAACGACCGCTACACGTGCGCcaagggcgcgccgcgcgccatcCTCAAGCTCACCAACTGCTCCGAGGAGACGGCCACCCTGTACAAGGAGAAGGCGCAGGACTTTGCGCGCCGCGGGTTCCGCTCCCTGGGCGTCGCGTACAAGAAGAACGACGAAGACTGggtgctcctcggcctgctgtCCATGTTCGACCCCCCGCGCGAGGACACGGCGCAGAccatcctcgaggccgcgcacCTGGGCGTGCCCGTCAAGATGCTCaccggcgacgccatcgccatcgccaaggagACGTGCAAGATGCTCTCCCTCGGCACAAAGGTGTACAAGTCGGAGAAGCTCATCCACGGGGGGCTCGCCGGCAGCGTCCAGCACGACTTTGtggagcgcgccgacggcttcGCCGAGGTCTATCCCGAGCACAAGTACACCGTCGTCGagatgctgcagcagcgcggccatctcaccgccatgacgggcgacggcgtcaacgacgcGCCGTCTCTCAAAAAGGCCGACTGCGGCATTGCCGTTGAGGGTGCTtccgaggccgcccaggccgctgccgacatcgtcttcctcgcgCCCGGCCTGAGCACCATCGTCACGGCCATCAAGACGTCGCGGCAGATCTTCCAGCGCATGAAGGCCTACATCCAGTACCGCATCGCGCTGTGTCTGCACCTCGAAATCTACCTCACCACGTCCATGATCATCATCAACGAGACCGTCCAGGTCGACCTCAttgtcttcctcgccctgttcgccgacctggccaccgtggccgtggcgtaCGACAACGCTCACTGGGAGCCGCGCCCCGTGGAGTGGCAGCTGCCCAAGATCTGGGTCGTGAGCGTCCTCCTGGGCGTGCTCCTGGCTGCGGGAACCTGGATCATGCGCGGCACCATGTACCTCCACAGCGGAGGCATAGTGCAGAACTTTGGCTCGGTTCAGGGCATTCTATTCTTACAAATTGCCCTCACCGAGAACTGGCTCATATTCGTCACGCGCGGAGGCTCGACGTGGCCTTCATGGCAGCTCGTGGGGGCCattctcggcgtcgacatcatcgctACCTTGTTCTGCCTGTTTGGGTGGCTCTCCGGCAACCCCGAGGTCGACGTCCCATTTGACAGCTTCCCGCAGCGcgcggatggatggaccgACATCGTGACCGTGGTGGTGATTTGGCTCTACTCGTTTGGCGTGACCATCTTCGTGGCCATCATCTACTACATCCTCAACAAGGTGTCGTGGCTCAACGACCTGGGCCGCAAGGACCGCAACAAGAAGGACACCATGGTGGAGAATATCATCGGCCACCTGCAAAAGCTCGCGATCGagcacgagctcgacgagcgcaCTGGGAAGAGCAGGTTTCTGCTGTGCGAGAAatccgccgacgacgaggaggacctgTAG